From Bacillus basilensis, a single genomic window includes:
- a CDS encoding thioester domain-containing protein → MNIKQSFKLLAMFLSVLFVLFPLQKAFAEVMDHTKYQMDWSYSKSKKKPIRTELIKTADGKIAFCLNVDLKSPSGQDLPEMGKVDINVYRVLLNGYPQKSPQELGVSDWREAHYATQLAVWDALKQIDINDLDFRNKNVEKVTKDIVAKASASEELQEITMSVVPLEEQQAVLKNDFFETGLYTVETNAKSGTYKVQATGAPAGAKFVNEKGEAKTEFNVGEKFRILIPKQTPAGGFSFKVIGKLTKLQGIAHKGTPTIQNAVVLLERSEEETSPELSVSWKKGNGHDNNKPHTPNEPHKPNQYKR, encoded by the coding sequence ATGAATATAAAGCAATCGTTCAAACTTCTAGCTATGTTTTTAAGTGTGTTATTTGTGTTATTCCCACTTCAAAAAGCATTTGCCGAAGTTATGGACCATACAAAGTATCAAATGGATTGGAGTTATAGTAAGTCAAAGAAGAAGCCAATTCGAACAGAACTTATTAAAACGGCAGATGGAAAAATTGCATTTTGCTTAAATGTAGATTTGAAATCTCCGAGCGGTCAAGATTTACCGGAAATGGGTAAAGTGGATATTAATGTGTACCGTGTACTATTGAATGGATATCCACAAAAGAGTCCACAAGAATTAGGTGTTTCTGATTGGAGAGAAGCGCATTACGCAACGCAGCTTGCGGTATGGGATGCGTTAAAACAAATCGATATTAATGATTTAGATTTCCGTAATAAAAATGTAGAAAAGGTAACGAAAGATATCGTTGCAAAAGCAAGCGCTAGTGAAGAATTACAAGAAATTACGATGAGTGTCGTACCATTGGAAGAACAACAAGCAGTATTGAAAAATGATTTCTTTGAAACAGGTTTATATACAGTAGAAACAAATGCAAAAAGCGGGACGTATAAAGTGCAAGCAACAGGTGCACCAGCAGGAGCGAAATTTGTAAATGAAAAAGGCGAAGCAAAAACAGAATTTAATGTAGGAGAAAAGTTCCGCATTTTAATTCCGAAACAAACACCAGCTGGTGGATTTAGCTTTAAAGTAATCGGGAAATTAACGAAGCTACAAGGGATTGCACATAAAGGTACACCGACAATTCAAAATGCAGTTGTATTACTTGAGCGTAGTGAAGAAGAAACAAGTCCGGAGTTATCAGTGAGTTGGAAAAAAGGAAATGGTCATGATAATAATAAACCACATACTCCAAATGAACCGCATAAACCGAATCAATATAAAAGGTAA
- a CDS encoding aldo/keto reductase, whose product MKNLQSKAVLNNGVEMPWFGLGVFKVEEGPELVEAVKSAIKAGYRSIDTAAIYGNEKAVGEGIRAGIEATGISREDLFITSKVWNADQGYEETIAAYEESLKKLELDYLDLFLVHWPVEGKYKDTWRALETLYKEERVRAIGVSNFQIHHLQDVMKDAEVKPMINQVEYHPRLTQKELQAFCKEQGIQMEAWSPLMQGQLLDNETLQAIAEKHGKTTAQVILRWDLQNGVITIPKSTKEHRIIANADVFNFELTKEDMEKIDALNQNHRVGPDPDNFDF is encoded by the coding sequence ATGAAAAACTTACAAAGTAAAGCAGTATTAAATAATGGTGTAGAAATGCCTTGGTTCGGTTTAGGTGTATTTAAAGTAGAAGAAGGACCAGAACTTGTAGAAGCTGTAAAATCAGCGATTAAAGCAGGATACCGCAGTATCGATACAGCTGCAATTTACGGAAATGAAAAAGCTGTAGGTGAAGGAATCCGTGCAGGTATCGAAGCAACTGGTATTTCAAGAGAAGATTTATTCATCACTTCAAAAGTGTGGAATGCAGATCAAGGATATGAAGAAACAATTGCTGCATACGAAGAGAGCTTAAAGAAATTAGAACTAGATTATTTAGATTTATTCCTTGTTCACTGGCCTGTAGAAGGAAAATATAAAGATACATGGAGAGCACTAGAAACACTTTATAAAGAAGAGCGCGTACGTGCGATTGGTGTAAGTAACTTCCAAATCCATCACTTACAAGATGTAATGAAAGATGCAGAAGTCAAGCCAATGATTAACCAAGTAGAATACCATCCTCGTTTGACACAAAAAGAATTACAAGCTTTCTGTAAAGAACAAGGTATTCAAATGGAAGCATGGTCACCATTAATGCAAGGTCAATTATTAGATAACGAAACATTACAAGCAATTGCTGAGAAACACGGTAAAACAACAGCGCAAGTTATTTTACGTTGGGATCTTCAAAATGGAGTAATTACAATTCCAAAATCAACGAAAGAACACCGTATTATTGCAAACGCTGATGTGTTTAACTTTGAGTTAACGAAAGAAGATATGGAAAAAATCGATGCGTTAAATCAAAATCACCGCGTTGGTCCAGATCCTGATAACTTCGATTTCTAA
- a CDS encoding MFS transporter, with amino-acid sequence MFALLALAISAFGIGTTEFISVGLLPSISKDLNVSVTTAGLTVSLYALGAAVGAPVLTALTASMSRKTLLMWIMVIFIIGNGIAAVATSFTILIIARIVAAFAHGVFMSIGSTIAAAIVPENKRASAIAIMFTGLTVATITGVPIGTFIGQQFGWRASFMAIVVIGIIAFIANSILVPSNLKNGVPVSFRDQFKLIKNGRLLLVFIITALGYGGTFVTFTYLSPLLQEVTGFEASTVTIILLVYGIAIAIGNMVGGKLSNHNPIRALFYMFLIQAIILFVLTFTAPFKVAGLITIIFMGLFAFMNVPGLQVYVVILAERFVPSAVDVASAINIAAFNGGIALGSYIGGLVTNSLGLIHTAWVGGIMVVAAVILTAWSMTLEKRDQAK; translated from the coding sequence ATGTTTGCTTTATTAGCACTAGCAATTAGTGCGTTTGGGATTGGTACGACCGAGTTTATTAGTGTCGGTTTATTACCATCCATTTCAAAAGATTTAAATGTTTCGGTTACAACAGCTGGTTTAACTGTTTCCCTATATGCGTTAGGGGCGGCAGTAGGAGCTCCTGTTTTAACAGCGTTAACGGCTAGTATGTCGAGAAAGACATTATTAATGTGGATTATGGTTATTTTCATTATTGGTAATGGTATTGCGGCAGTAGCCACAAGCTTCACTATATTAATTATCGCAAGGATTGTAGCTGCGTTTGCACATGGTGTGTTTATGTCGATAGGATCTACAATCGCGGCCGCAATCGTACCAGAGAATAAACGTGCTAGCGCAATTGCGATTATGTTTACTGGATTAACAGTTGCGACTATTACAGGTGTGCCAATTGGTACCTTTATTGGGCAACAATTTGGCTGGAGAGCGTCATTTATGGCGATTGTTGTAATTGGAATTATTGCTTTTATCGCAAACAGCATACTAGTCCCATCTAATTTGAAAAATGGTGTACCTGTATCGTTTCGTGATCAATTCAAACTAATTAAAAATGGAAGACTATTACTTGTTTTCATTATTACTGCACTTGGATACGGCGGTACATTCGTAACATTTACGTATTTATCACCGCTATTACAAGAAGTAACAGGGTTTGAAGCAAGTACTGTTACTATCATTTTATTAGTGTATGGAATTGCCATTGCGATAGGGAATATGGTCGGCGGAAAGTTATCGAATCATAATCCGATTCGAGCGCTATTTTACATGTTCTTGATTCAAGCGATTATATTATTTGTTTTAACATTTACAGCGCCATTTAAAGTAGCTGGATTAATCACAATTATTTTCATGGGACTATTCGCATTTATGAATGTTCCGGGGCTGCAAGTATATGTAGTTATATTGGCAGAGCGCTTTGTTCCGAGTGCGGTCGATGTTGCTTCAGCAATTAATATTGCCGCATTTAACGGAGGAATCGCTTTAGGTTCTTATATAGGTGGCCTTGTAACGAATTCATTAGGGTTAATCCATACTGCTTGGGTAGGCGGCATTATGGTAGTAGCTGCTGTTATTTTAACAGCGTGGAGCATGACATTAGAAAAAAGAGATCAAGCAAAATAA
- a CDS encoding helix-turn-helix domain-containing protein, translated as MKKYNIPVEATLEVIGGKWKVVILCHLTKGTKRTSELKRSMPGITQKMLTQQLRELEDDGVIQRKVYNQVPPKVEYSLTDYGWSLESILDSLCSWGECHLEKEGNTSMLIVEGE; from the coding sequence ATGAAGAAATATAATATTCCTGTAGAGGCGACCTTAGAAGTTATCGGCGGCAAATGGAAGGTTGTTATTCTTTGTCACTTAACGAAAGGTACAAAGAGAACGAGTGAACTAAAACGTTCAATGCCTGGTATTACACAAAAAATGTTAACGCAGCAATTACGTGAATTAGAAGACGACGGCGTTATTCAAAGAAAGGTATACAATCAAGTTCCACCAAAAGTAGAATATTCTCTTACTGATTACGGTTGGTCTTTAGAATCCATTCTTGATTCTCTTTGTTCTTGGGGCGAATGCCATCTTGAAAAGGAAGGTAACACATCGATGCTAATTGTGGAAGGTGAATAA
- a CDS encoding DUF1641 domain-containing protein, whose amino-acid sequence MPETMTQTKPEQETVQISASQGQLDVLDQLLKPEVQESLTTLVEQLPKLTELVNILTKSYDFAQTVATDEVLKSDTVGAITELVEPVKDTVKSMAATAIEAKDRADESNEVIGLFGLLKLLKDPQAQKMFRFVNAYLQISAERNNK is encoded by the coding sequence ATGCCAGAAACTATGACTCAAACAAAGCCAGAACAAGAAACTGTACAAATTTCTGCTAGCCAAGGACAACTTGATGTACTTGATCAGTTGTTAAAACCTGAGGTACAAGAATCATTAACAACACTAGTGGAACAGCTTCCAAAATTAACTGAGCTTGTTAACATTTTAACTAAGTCTTATGACTTCGCTCAAACTGTTGCTACTGATGAAGTATTAAAAAGCGACACTGTTGGTGCAATCACAGAGCTTGTAGAACCTGTAAAAGATACAGTGAAAAGCATGGCTGCAACTGCAATCGAAGCGAAAGATCGTGCTGACGAAAGCAACGAAGTTATTGGCCTATTCGGTCTATTAAAATTACTAAAAGATCCACAAGCACAAAAAATGTTCCGCTTTGTGAACGCATATCTTCAAATTAGTGCAGAACGTAACAATAAATAA
- a CDS encoding NAD(P)/FAD-dependent oxidoreductase, with protein MSKQIVILGAGYGGLLAALNVRKYYSKSEAQVTVINQYPTHQIITELHRLAAGNVAEQAIAMPLTKLFKGKDIDLKIATVESFSVDSKEIKLAGGTTLSYDALVVALGSKTAYFGIPGLEENSMVLKSAADANKIYKHVEDRIREYAKTKNEADATIVIGGGGLTGVELVGELADIMPKLAKSHGVNPKEVKLLLVEAGPKILPVLPDHLIERATTSLEARGVTFLTGLPVTNVAGNEIDLKDGQKLVANTFVWTGGVQGNPLIGESGLEVNRGRATVDAYLQSTSHKDVFVAGDSAVVFAPDGRPYPPTAQIAWQMGELIGYNLYAALEGKAFEEFAPVNSGTLASLGRKDAVATIGASNTPLKGLPASLMKEASNVRYLSHIKGLFSLAY; from the coding sequence ATGTCAAAACAAATTGTCATCTTAGGCGCTGGTTATGGCGGTCTTCTTGCCGCTTTAAACGTACGTAAATATTACAGCAAATCAGAAGCACAAGTTACAGTGATTAACCAATACCCAACACACCAAATCATCACTGAACTACACCGCCTTGCAGCTGGTAACGTTGCTGAGCAAGCAATTGCAATGCCACTTACAAAGCTTTTCAAAGGTAAAGACATCGATCTTAAAATTGCAACAGTTGAGTCATTCTCAGTTGATAGCAAAGAAATTAAACTAGCTGGCGGCACTACTTTATCTTACGATGCACTTGTAGTTGCTTTAGGAAGTAAAACTGCTTACTTCGGTATTCCAGGACTAGAAGAAAACAGCATGGTATTAAAATCTGCTGCTGATGCAAACAAAATCTACAAACACGTTGAAGACCGTATTCGTGAATACGCGAAAACGAAAAACGAAGCTGATGCTACAATCGTAATCGGTGGTGGCGGATTAACTGGCGTTGAGCTAGTTGGTGAGCTTGCTGACATTATGCCTAAACTTGCAAAAAGCCACGGCGTAAATCCAAAAGAAGTGAAACTTCTTCTTGTTGAAGCAGGTCCAAAAATCCTTCCAGTATTACCAGACCACTTAATCGAACGTGCAACTACTAGCCTAGAAGCACGCGGCGTTACATTCTTAACTGGTCTTCCTGTAACAAACGTTGCTGGCAATGAAATCGACTTAAAAGACGGTCAAAAACTTGTTGCTAACACATTCGTTTGGACAGGCGGCGTACAAGGTAACCCACTAATCGGTGAATCAGGTCTTGAAGTAAACCGTGGCCGTGCAACAGTTGATGCATACCTACAATCTACTTCTCACAAAGACGTATTCGTTGCTGGAGACAGCGCTGTTGTCTTCGCTCCAGACGGACGTCCATACCCACCAACTGCACAAATTGCTTGGCAAATGGGTGAGTTAATTGGATACAACTTATACGCAGCACTAGAAGGCAAAGCATTCGAAGAGTTCGCACCTGTAAACTCTGGAACACTTGCTAGTCTAGGACGTAAAGATGCTGTTGCTACAATCGGAGCAAGCAATACTCCACTTAAAGGCTTACCAGCATCATTAATGAAAGAAGCAAGTAACGTTCGTTACTTATCACACATTAAAGGTCTATTCAGCTTAGCTTACTAA
- the tyrS gene encoding tyrosine--tRNA ligase: protein MNIIDELEWRGAVNQQTDEEGLRKLVEEKKISLYCGVDPTGDSMHIGHLIPFMMMKRFQLAGHHPVILIGGATGTIGDPSGRQSERQLQTLEVVQHNVDALTAQMKKLFDFGGNSEVKMVNNYDWTHEINIIEFLRDYGKNFSINSMLAKDIVASRLDTGISFTEFTYQILQAMDFHHLYTKEDVQLQIGGSDQWGNITSGLDLIRKLEGHEAKVFGLTIPLLLKSDGTKFGKSAGGAVWLDPEKTTPFEFYQFWVNTDDRDVVKYLKYFTFLTKERIDELAVKVETEPHKREAQKVLAEEMTKFVHGEEAFLQAVKITAALFSGDIKSLTADEIEQGFKEMPTFQSSKETKNIVEWLVDLGIEPSRRQAREDINNGAISMNGEKVTDVGTDVTIENSFDGRFIIIRKGKKNYSLVKLGE from the coding sequence ATGAATATCATTGATGAATTAGAATGGCGCGGCGCCGTTAATCAACAGACTGATGAAGAAGGTTTACGTAAGCTAGTAGAAGAGAAAAAGATTTCACTATACTGCGGAGTGGATCCGACTGGTGATAGTATGCATATCGGACATTTGATTCCGTTTATGATGATGAAGAGATTCCAGTTAGCTGGCCATCATCCAGTTATTTTAATTGGTGGGGCAACAGGAACAATTGGTGATCCGAGTGGACGTCAATCAGAACGCCAACTTCAAACGTTAGAAGTAGTTCAGCATAATGTAGATGCGTTAACAGCACAAATGAAAAAGCTATTTGATTTTGGCGGAAATAGCGAAGTGAAGATGGTAAATAACTACGACTGGACACATGAAATAAACATTATTGAGTTTTTACGTGATTACGGAAAAAACTTTAGCATTAATAGTATGTTAGCAAAGGATATTGTAGCAAGCCGTTTAGATACAGGAATTTCTTTCACGGAATTTACGTACCAAATCTTGCAAGCGATGGATTTCCATCACTTATACACGAAAGAAGATGTGCAACTGCAAATTGGTGGTAGTGACCAATGGGGAAATATTACGAGTGGATTAGATTTAATTCGTAAGCTAGAAGGGCACGAAGCGAAAGTATTCGGATTAACGATTCCGTTATTATTGAAATCAGATGGTACGAAGTTCGGTAAATCGGCAGGTGGCGCTGTTTGGCTTGATCCTGAAAAAACGACACCGTTTGAATTTTACCAATTCTGGGTAAATACAGATGACCGTGACGTAGTCAAATACTTGAAATACTTTACATTCTTAACGAAAGAGCGCATTGATGAATTAGCGGTGAAGGTAGAAACAGAGCCTCATAAACGTGAAGCGCAAAAAGTATTAGCGGAAGAAATGACGAAATTCGTTCACGGAGAAGAAGCATTCCTGCAAGCTGTGAAAATTACAGCAGCGTTATTTAGCGGAGATATTAAATCGTTAACAGCTGATGAAATTGAACAAGGCTTTAAAGAAATGCCAACATTCCAGTCTTCAAAAGAGACGAAAAACATCGTAGAATGGCTAGTTGATTTAGGAATTGAACCATCTAGAAGACAAGCACGCGAAGACATTAATAATGGTGCGATTTCTATGAATGGTGAAAAAGTAACAGATGTGGGCACGGATGTTACTATAGAGAATTCATTTGATGGGCGATTTATTATTATCCGTAAAGGGAAGAAGAACTATAGCCTTGTGAAGTTAGGAGAATAA
- the murB gene encoding UDP-N-acetylmuramate dehydrogenase, translated as MNMQEVYEYLSTVLPEGHVKQDEMLKNHTHIKVGGKADVFVAPTNYDEIQEVIKYANQYNIPVTFLGNGSNVIIKDGGIRGITVSLIHITGVTVNGTTIVAQCGAAIIDVSRIALDHNLTGLEFACGIPGSVGGALYMNAGAYGGEISFVLTEAVVMTGDGELRTLTKEAFEFGYRKSVFANNHYIILEARFELEEGVREEIKEKMDDLTFKRESKQPLEYPSCGSVFKRPPNNFAGKLIQESGLQGKRIGGVEVSLKHAGFMVNVDNGTAQDYIDLIHFVQKTVEEKFGVKLEREVRIIGEDK; from the coding sequence ATGAATATGCAAGAGGTTTATGAATATTTAAGTACGGTATTGCCTGAAGGTCATGTGAAACAAGATGAAATGTTAAAGAATCATACGCATATTAAAGTTGGCGGAAAAGCAGATGTGTTCGTTGCGCCTACGAATTATGATGAAATTCAAGAAGTTATTAAATATGCGAACCAATATAATATTCCAGTTACGTTTTTAGGAAATGGTTCGAATGTCATTATTAAAGACGGTGGTATTCGAGGGATTACGGTAAGTTTAATTCATATTACAGGTGTTACTGTAAATGGAACAACGATTGTAGCACAGTGCGGTGCAGCAATTATTGATGTATCACGTATTGCGTTAGATCATAACTTAACGGGCCTTGAGTTCGCTTGTGGTATTCCAGGTTCAGTGGGCGGAGCATTATATATGAATGCTGGTGCTTACGGCGGTGAAATTTCGTTTGTATTAACAGAAGCTGTCGTAATGACAGGTGATGGAGAGCTACGTACTTTAACGAAAGAAGCATTTGAATTTGGATATCGTAAGAGTGTATTTGCTAACAATCACTACATTATTCTTGAAGCGAGATTTGAACTTGAAGAAGGTGTACGTGAAGAAATTAAAGAAAAAATGGATGATTTAACGTTTAAACGTGAGTCAAAACAGCCTCTAGAATATCCTTCATGTGGTAGCGTATTTAAACGCCCACCAAATAACTTTGCTGGTAAATTGATTCAAGAATCAGGACTACAAGGTAAGCGAATTGGTGGAGTGGAAGTTTCTCTAAAGCATGCTGGATTTATGGTGAATGTTGATAACGGAACAGCACAAGATTACATCGATTTAATTCATTTCGTGCAAAAAACAGTTGAAGAGAAATTCGGTGTGAAGTTAGAGCGAGAAGTAAGGATTATTGGAGAAGATAAGTAA
- a CDS encoding SET domain-containing protein, whose amino-acid sequence MIEVKTSELSDGEFNRGVFATRDIKKGELIHSAPVISYPNEQHEHIEKTLLADYAFEYGVNHTAFLLGYGMLFNHAYNPNATYDIVFENHTFNFFAYKDIKAGEEILINYNGEVDDDELLWFDKEKEENEK is encoded by the coding sequence ATGATCGAAGTTAAGACTTCTGAACTTAGTGATGGAGAATTTAATAGAGGTGTATTTGCAACTCGTGATATTAAAAAGGGCGAGTTGATTCACTCAGCACCAGTTATCTCTTATCCGAATGAACAGCATGAACACATTGAGAAAACGTTACTTGCTGACTACGCATTTGAGTATGGGGTAAATCATACGGCATTCCTTTTAGGATACGGCATGTTATTTAATCATGCATATAATCCGAATGCAACGTATGATATTGTCTTTGAGAATCATACGTTTAACTTCTTTGCTTATAAGGATATAAAAGCGGGAGAAGAGATTCTAATCAATTATAATGGTGAAGTTGATGACGATGAGCTGTTATGGTTTGATAAAGAAAAAGAAGAGAACGAAAAGTAA
- a CDS encoding DUF4077 domain-containing protein, whose protein sequence is MEWLKKTCFSNLEKESQKNHLLLFITICSFFLGIIAIGYYGYIFTERALAFWACGISVVVFGTLFTFIKSMESMYKYIMTFMLLMMSFIMVQAFNESPAVFQMVYFTLAVSLIYLSERLILILGGVAVVSTFILCSYWPDQFFAYTAASEAANFASLLAIVTIAMWGVTKIGSNLLSRLSDEKQEVMRKAQELEETQRLIEETVVKLDSNFNHLRQNMNTSMESMSDINFAFEEVAVGTQSQSEMMSRSVEVLNDMEGNIEQIISQVRNASIRVDESLEISKGSVHTLRSFEANMRSLNDVVSQSGIIFRDLMMQSKQINEIVDVITNISSQTSLLALNANIEAARAGEHGKGFAIVANEVLKLAEESNRSAGRIQGILKEFSNQASKVEVQVEKSKRVQEECNEMLASVLTNVTDLGKFIDTINDVMREIVGHQENFQAKTTNIVKDVTHASNVIQQTSAATEEVLASVEEEKHRNDTSVKTLHTVSEQVKLLEDILEK, encoded by the coding sequence ATGGAATGGTTAAAGAAAACTTGTTTTTCTAACCTTGAGAAAGAATCACAGAAAAATCATTTATTGCTGTTTATTACGATTTGTAGTTTCTTCCTTGGAATCATCGCGATTGGTTATTACGGATATATTTTTACAGAGAGAGCACTAGCGTTTTGGGCTTGTGGCATTTCTGTCGTTGTATTTGGAACGCTTTTTACTTTTATAAAAAGTATGGAATCAATGTATAAATACATCATGACATTTATGTTGCTTATGATGTCTTTCATTATGGTACAAGCATTTAATGAAAGTCCAGCTGTATTTCAAATGGTCTACTTTACACTAGCAGTTTCACTTATTTATTTAAGTGAGCGTCTTATTTTAATTCTTGGCGGGGTAGCTGTTGTTAGTACATTTATCCTTTGTAGTTATTGGCCGGATCAATTTTTTGCTTATACAGCGGCATCTGAAGCTGCTAATTTTGCGAGTTTGTTAGCGATTGTTACAATCGCTATGTGGGGCGTCACGAAAATTGGTTCTAACTTGCTGTCTCGCTTAAGTGATGAGAAGCAAGAAGTAATGAGAAAAGCTCAGGAGCTAGAAGAGACGCAAAGGCTTATTGAAGAAACAGTTGTGAAACTAGATAGTAATTTCAATCATTTAAGACAAAATATGAATACATCGATGGAGTCGATGAGTGACATTAATTTTGCTTTTGAAGAGGTGGCAGTTGGTACGCAATCACAATCAGAGATGATGTCACGTTCGGTAGAAGTATTGAACGATATGGAAGGAAATATTGAACAAATCATCTCTCAAGTAAGAAATGCATCAATTCGTGTTGATGAAAGTTTAGAGATTTCAAAGGGTAGTGTACATACTTTAAGAAGTTTTGAAGCTAACATGAGAAGTTTAAATGATGTTGTTTCACAGTCAGGAATTATATTTAGAGATTTAATGATGCAATCGAAGCAAATTAATGAAATTGTAGATGTAATAACAAATATTTCAAGTCAGACGAGTTTGCTAGCTTTAAATGCAAATATTGAAGCTGCAAGAGCAGGAGAACATGGAAAAGGGTTTGCTATTGTAGCGAATGAAGTATTAAAGCTTGCTGAAGAATCGAATCGTTCTGCTGGAAGAATTCAAGGGATTTTGAAGGAGTTTAGTAATCAAGCAAGCAAGGTAGAAGTGCAGGTAGAGAAATCAAAAAGAGTACAAGAAGAATGTAACGAAATGCTAGCAAGCGTTTTAACAAATGTAACGGATTTAGGGAAGTTTATTGATACAATTAATGATGTAATGAGAGAGATTGTTGGTCATCAAGAAAATTTCCAAGCTAAAACGACGAATATCGTAAAGGATGTTACACATGCTTCTAATGTAATTCAGCAAACTTCTGCGGCTACAGAAGAAGTGTTAGCAAGTGTGGAAGAAGAAAAACATCGAAATGATACATCAGTGAAGACATTACATACTGTTAGCGAGCAAGTGAAATTGTTAGAAGATATTTTAGAAAAGTAA